One genomic segment of Amycolatopsis sp. Hca4 includes these proteins:
- the pknB gene encoding Stk1 family PASTA domain-containing Ser/Thr kinase, translated as MTRTQPSLVGTLLERRYRVDRLLAHGGMSSVYRGTDTRLDRPVAIKIMDPRFADDRSFVDRFVREAQSAAQLHHPHVVAVHDQGFDLPPGAESGLAFLVMELVDGGTLRDLLDDGPLDVALALSVAEPVLSALAAAHRSGLVHRDVKPENVLIGRVGQHTGGAVKVADFGLVRAVASAGTTSASVILGTVAYLSPEQVETGAASARGDVYSAGILLYEMLTGQVPYTGDTAISVAYRHVNDDVPPPSLLRPDLPPALDDLVVRATRRDPQLRPADAGEFLSQLTAVRAQLGLLPVTVPIPVSHGQGDLADTERTLPRIPQVPDTAKTMPVHRPNATRALSHVAGPATTQVPPVTPPPRRRSRPEPEKPPQDNRKRVLVIAAAVLLLGGLIGAFAFILTDTGGDKTARVPKLVGLNQAAAGDALRAVKLTPTFSQEYDNTAPSNTVLRADPPEGTTLSPNATVSVVLSKGRPQVPDVRPGTALADAEQAIKAAQLTPVRGTDDFDPEVPQGAVIRTTPAAGSQLTIGGQVTIIVSKGPIPLPPVPDVTGRSKDEAFGLLQQAGFEPFQAGEEFKQDVPGGAVTRTDPPANSQPKAKRIGVFVNNAVQVPDVRFRSFEDAQKILEQAGLKADRDGGGRGRGNGGGGFDFVFQQDPQPGSFVAKGSKVKLKGFGG; from the coding sequence GTGACACGCACCCAACCCAGCCTGGTCGGCACGCTCCTGGAGCGGCGCTACCGGGTGGACCGGCTGCTCGCCCACGGCGGAATGTCTTCCGTCTATCGGGGGACGGACACCCGGCTGGACCGTCCGGTCGCGATCAAGATCATGGATCCGCGGTTCGCCGACGACCGGTCGTTCGTCGACCGGTTCGTGCGCGAGGCGCAGTCCGCGGCGCAGCTGCACCACCCGCACGTCGTGGCGGTGCACGACCAGGGGTTCGACCTGCCACCGGGTGCGGAGTCGGGGCTGGCGTTCCTGGTGATGGAGCTGGTCGACGGCGGGACGCTGCGCGACCTGCTGGACGACGGCCCGCTGGACGTCGCGCTGGCGCTGAGCGTCGCCGAGCCGGTGCTGTCGGCGCTGGCCGCGGCGCACCGGTCCGGGCTGGTGCACCGGGACGTGAAGCCGGAGAACGTGCTGATCGGCCGGGTCGGGCAGCACACCGGCGGGGCGGTGAAGGTCGCGGACTTCGGCCTGGTGCGGGCCGTGGCGAGCGCGGGCACGACCTCCGCGAGCGTCATCCTCGGCACGGTCGCCTACCTCTCCCCCGAGCAGGTCGAAACCGGCGCGGCGTCCGCGCGCGGCGACGTCTACTCCGCCGGGATCCTGCTGTACGAAATGCTGACCGGCCAGGTGCCCTACACCGGGGACACCGCCATTTCGGTCGCCTACCGGCACGTGAACGACGACGTGCCGCCGCCGAGCCTGCTGCGCCCTGACCTGCCGCCCGCCCTCGACGACCTGGTCGTCCGGGCGACCCGGCGGGACCCGCAGCTGCGGCCGGCCGACGCCGGGGAGTTCCTCAGCCAGCTGACCGCGGTGCGCGCCCAGCTGGGGCTGCTGCCGGTGACCGTGCCGATCCCGGTGTCCCACGGCCAGGGCGACCTCGCCGACACCGAGCGCACACTGCCGCGGATCCCGCAGGTGCCCGACACCGCGAAGACGATGCCGGTGCACCGCCCGAACGCGACGCGGGCGCTGAGCCACGTCGCCGGGCCGGCGACCACGCAGGTACCGCCCGTGACGCCGCCGCCGCGGCGCCGGAGCCGGCCGGAGCCGGAGAAGCCGCCGCAGGACAACCGCAAGCGGGTCCTGGTGATCGCGGCCGCGGTGCTGCTGCTCGGCGGGCTGATCGGCGCGTTCGCGTTCATCCTCACCGACACCGGCGGCGACAAGACCGCCCGCGTGCCGAAGCTGGTCGGGCTGAACCAGGCCGCGGCGGGCGACGCGCTGCGGGCGGTGAAGCTGACCCCGACCTTCAGCCAGGAGTACGACAACACGGCGCCGTCGAACACGGTGCTGCGCGCCGACCCGCCCGAGGGCACGACGCTGTCGCCGAACGCGACGGTGTCGGTGGTGCTGTCGAAGGGCCGCCCGCAGGTGCCGGACGTCCGGCCGGGCACCGCGCTCGCCGACGCCGAGCAGGCGATCAAGGCGGCGCAGCTGACGCCGGTCCGCGGCACCGACGACTTCGACCCGGAGGTCCCGCAGGGCGCGGTCATCCGCACGACGCCGGCCGCGGGCAGCCAGCTGACCATCGGCGGCCAGGTGACGATCATCGTGTCGAAGGGCCCGATCCCGCTGCCGCCGGTCCCGGACGTCACGGGCCGGAGCAAGGACGAGGCGTTCGGCCTGCTGCAGCAGGCCGGGTTCGAGCCGTTCCAGGCGGGCGAGGAGTTCAAGCAGGACGTCCCGGGCGGCGCGGTCACCCGGACCGACCCGCCGGCGAATTCGCAGCCGAAGGCCAAGCGGATCGGCGTGTTCGTCAACAACGCGGTCCAGGTGCCGGACGTCCG
- a CDS encoding helix-turn-helix domain-containing protein — protein MSGIPVAEDILDTAIAVLPLAEVATVLGTSANKVRQMLRDGQLIALKRGGDLCVPSDFFVRDGVVKGLAGTITVLADSGFSRTEMLRWLFTADDTLPGSTPINALRTSHGTEVKRRAQAMAF, from the coding sequence GTGAGTGGGATTCCTGTCGCCGAAGACATCCTCGACACCGCCATCGCGGTCCTTCCGCTGGCGGAGGTGGCGACCGTTCTCGGGACTTCGGCCAACAAGGTGCGGCAGATGCTGCGCGACGGGCAGCTGATCGCGCTGAAGCGCGGTGGTGACCTGTGCGTGCCCAGCGATTTCTTCGTCAGAGACGGCGTGGTCAAGGGCCTGGCCGGCACGATCACCGTGCTCGCCGACTCCGGGTTCTCGCGGACCGAGATGCTGCGGTGGCTGTTCACCGCGGACGACACGCTGCCCGGGAGCACGCCCATCAACGCCCTGCGGACCAGCCACGGCACCGAGGTCAAGCGGCGCGCCCAGGCCATGGCGTTCTGA
- a CDS encoding CGNR zinc finger domain-containing protein: MAFPHRDSVQRAVDLLGVLLAPSPEPAVVAQVLRAHGEPDVSLSSSDVSELRAAALELREVFAARDAASAASVLNGLFAAYAGPPRLTDHEDGYGWHLHIDSADDGPWGAWLVTSSALGLASLLAERQGPPGGLCASPACGKPFAHTGGGSPRRYCSPRCATRERVAAHRARG, translated from the coding sequence ATGGCTTTTCCGCACCGGGATTCCGTGCAGCGCGCGGTGGACCTGCTGGGTGTCCTGCTGGCCCCGTCCCCGGAGCCGGCCGTGGTGGCGCAGGTCCTGCGTGCTCACGGCGAACCGGACGTCTCGCTCTCTTCGAGCGACGTGTCGGAACTGCGTGCGGCAGCGCTTGAGCTGCGCGAAGTCTTCGCAGCGCGTGACGCCGCTTCGGCGGCTTCAGTGCTCAACGGGCTGTTCGCTGCGTACGCCGGCCCGCCGCGCCTGACGGACCACGAGGACGGCTACGGCTGGCACCTGCACATCGACAGCGCCGACGACGGGCCGTGGGGCGCCTGGCTGGTGACGTCCTCGGCGCTGGGCCTGGCGTCGCTCCTGGCGGAGCGCCAGGGGCCGCCGGGAGGGCTGTGCGCGTCACCGGCGTGCGGGAAGCCCTTCGCCCACACAGGCGGCGGAAGTCCGCGGCGGTACTGCTCGCCCCGGTGCGCGACGCGCGAACGCGTCGCCGCGCACCGGGCGCGCGGGTGA
- a CDS encoding LLM class F420-dependent oxidoreductase, whose protein sequence is MTERRIRIGLQLQPQHADYDSIRRTASAAEDLGADIVFNWDHFYPLYGDPDGKHFECWTMLGAWAESTSRVEIGALVTCNSYRNPELLADMARTVDHISGGRLILGIGSGWFEKDYDEYGYEFGTAGGRLDDLAESLPRIESRLGKLNPAPTRKIPVLIGGGGEKKTLKLVAKHADIWHGFGDPEVVERKVQILDQHCADVGRDPAEIERSCGVQGEPDELGPKLLGLGVTTFTVGVGGPDYDLDALKSWIAWRDKTQG, encoded by the coding sequence ATGACCGAACGACGCATCCGGATCGGCCTGCAGCTCCAGCCGCAGCACGCCGACTACGACTCCATCCGGCGCACCGCGTCGGCCGCCGAGGACCTCGGGGCCGACATCGTCTTCAACTGGGACCACTTCTACCCGCTCTACGGCGATCCCGACGGCAAGCACTTCGAGTGCTGGACCATGCTCGGCGCGTGGGCGGAGTCGACGTCCCGGGTGGAGATCGGTGCGCTCGTCACCTGCAACAGCTACCGCAACCCCGAGCTGCTCGCCGACATGGCGCGGACGGTCGACCACATCTCCGGCGGCCGGCTCATCCTCGGCATCGGCTCCGGCTGGTTCGAAAAGGACTACGACGAGTACGGCTACGAGTTCGGCACCGCAGGCGGCCGCCTCGACGACCTCGCCGAGTCCCTCCCCCGGATCGAGAGCAGGCTCGGCAAGCTGAACCCGGCGCCGACCCGCAAGATCCCGGTGCTGATCGGTGGCGGCGGCGAGAAGAAGACGCTCAAGCTCGTCGCCAAGCACGCCGACATCTGGCACGGCTTCGGCGACCCGGAGGTCGTCGAGCGCAAGGTCCAGATCCTCGACCAGCACTGCGCGGACGTCGGCCGCGACCCGGCCGAGATCGAGCGCTCGTGCGGTGTCCAGGGCGAGCCGGACGAGCTGGGTCCGAAGCTGCTCGGGCTGGGCGTCACGACGTTCACGGTCGGCGTGGGCGGCCCGGACTACGACCTCGACGCGCTGAAGTCCTGGATCGCCTGGCGCGACAAGACCCAGGGCTGA
- a CDS encoding phytoene/squalene synthase family protein, with the protein MNELDAAGIHGPSLRAAYTECRRINAHYGRTFFLATRLLPARARPAAHTLYGFARMADELVDNPAPGSDPAAALDRVGAMVDVVFSGGDPGEPVLVALADTVRRYGLSRELFDAFLKSMRMDLAPVEYRTFAELGEYMYGSAAVIGLQMLPVFGTVGPPADASPGAVALGEALQLTNFLRDVGEDLDRGRLYLPTSELAAFGVTRELLEARRPDPRIRAALAYFVARTRAVYRRAEAGVALLRPESRPCVRTALTLYEGILDEIVASDYDILTRRAVVPKWRRLVVALPPLATVWTRETLGGGRRLRS; encoded by the coding sequence GTGAACGAACTCGACGCCGCCGGCATCCACGGGCCGTCGCTGCGGGCCGCGTACACCGAGTGCCGCCGAATCAACGCCCACTACGGCCGCACGTTCTTCCTGGCGACGCGCCTGCTCCCGGCCCGGGCGCGGCCGGCGGCGCACACGTTGTACGGCTTCGCGCGGATGGCCGACGAGCTGGTCGACAACCCGGCGCCGGGCAGCGACCCGGCGGCTGCCCTGGACCGGGTCGGCGCCATGGTGGACGTCGTCTTCTCCGGCGGCGACCCGGGCGAACCGGTGCTGGTGGCCCTGGCCGACACCGTGCGGCGGTACGGCCTCTCGCGGGAGCTCTTCGACGCGTTCCTGAAGTCCATGCGGATGGACCTCGCACCGGTCGAATACCGGACGTTCGCCGAACTGGGCGAATACATGTACGGCTCGGCCGCGGTGATCGGGCTGCAGATGCTGCCGGTGTTCGGCACGGTCGGCCCGCCGGCCGACGCTTCGCCGGGAGCCGTCGCGCTCGGGGAGGCGCTCCAGCTGACGAACTTCCTGCGCGACGTCGGCGAGGACCTCGACCGCGGGCGGCTGTACCTGCCGACCTCGGAACTGGCCGCCTTCGGCGTCACCCGCGAACTGCTCGAGGCCCGGCGGCCCGACCCACGGATCCGGGCGGCCCTGGCGTACTTCGTCGCGCGGACGCGGGCGGTGTACCGGCGGGCCGAAGCGGGTGTGGCGTTGCTGCGTCCCGAATCGCGCCCGTGCGTGCGGACGGCGTTGACGTTGTACGAGGGAATCCTGGACGAGATCGTGGCTTCGGACTACGACATCCTGACGCGGCGAGCAGTGGTCCCGAAGTGGCGCAGGCTGGTGGTCGCACTACCACCCTTGGCCACCGTCTGGACGCGCGAGACGCTCGGAGGCGGTCGTAGGCTGCGATCATGA
- the crtI gene encoding phytoene desaturase family protein has product MRRIDGPADHVVVIGAGLAGLSATLHLLGAGRRVTLLEQADVPGGRAGQQSFDGNAVDTGASVLTMPELLEEAFAAVGEPLAKNLRLTRLDPAYRARFADGSTLALHTDGDAMEAEIRAFAGAREAVGYRALRRWLTELYAAQKDRFIGANFDSPFDLARPELARLGALGGFGRLGPRVGRYLLDERVRRLFTFQSLYAGLDPARAIGAYGVIAYMDTVGGVYYPEGGMGEIGRAMTGAAARAGADVRFGTEAAWLERVHSRVRAVRTRSGERIACDAVVLATELGTAYRLLGARPRRPVPLRYSPSAVVLHGRTTEKWDLGHHTIFFGAAWERTFTEIIREGKLMSDPSLLVTRPTATDPGLAGRGGEIVSVLAPAPNLRRGPIDWDRVRGPYREELLRTLEARGLTGFGEEFTVDETITPADWAARGLTAGTPFSLAHTFTQTGPFRPANLVRAAGNVVLAGCGTTPGVGIPPVLISGRLAAERITGR; this is encoded by the coding sequence GTGCGGCGGATCGACGGGCCGGCCGACCACGTCGTCGTCATCGGCGCGGGGCTGGCGGGGCTTTCGGCGACGCTGCACCTGCTCGGCGCCGGACGGCGGGTCACGCTGCTGGAGCAGGCGGACGTCCCCGGCGGGCGGGCCGGGCAGCAGAGCTTCGACGGCAACGCGGTCGACACCGGCGCGAGCGTGCTCACCATGCCGGAGCTGCTCGAAGAGGCGTTCGCCGCGGTCGGCGAGCCGCTGGCCAAGAACCTGCGCCTGACCCGGCTCGACCCGGCGTACCGGGCGCGGTTCGCCGACGGCAGCACGCTGGCGCTGCACACCGACGGCGACGCGATGGAGGCCGAGATCCGCGCCTTCGCCGGCGCCCGCGAAGCGGTGGGTTACCGGGCGCTGCGTCGCTGGCTGACCGAGCTGTACGCGGCCCAGAAGGACCGGTTCATCGGGGCCAACTTCGATTCGCCGTTCGACCTGGCCCGTCCCGAGCTGGCCCGTCTCGGCGCGCTGGGCGGTTTCGGCAGGCTCGGCCCGCGCGTCGGCCGCTACCTGCTCGACGAGCGGGTCCGGCGGCTGTTCACCTTCCAGTCGCTGTACGCCGGGCTCGACCCGGCGCGCGCGATCGGCGCGTACGGCGTGATCGCGTACATGGACACCGTCGGCGGCGTCTACTACCCCGAAGGCGGGATGGGCGAGATCGGCCGGGCGATGACCGGCGCGGCCGCGCGGGCGGGCGCGGACGTGCGGTTCGGGACCGAAGCCGCGTGGCTCGAACGGGTGCATTCGCGGGTGCGCGCGGTCCGGACGCGCTCGGGCGAGCGGATCGCCTGCGACGCCGTCGTGCTGGCCACCGAGCTGGGGACGGCCTACCGGCTCCTCGGCGCGCGGCCTCGGCGGCCGGTGCCGCTGCGCTACTCGCCGTCCGCCGTGGTCCTGCACGGGCGGACCACGGAAAAGTGGGACCTCGGGCACCACACGATCTTCTTCGGCGCGGCCTGGGAGCGGACGTTCACCGAGATCATCCGCGAGGGCAAGCTGATGAGCGACCCGTCGCTGCTGGTCACCCGCCCGACGGCGACCGACCCGGGGCTGGCCGGCCGCGGCGGCGAGATCGTCTCGGTGCTCGCGCCCGCGCCGAACCTGCGCCGCGGCCCGATCGACTGGGACCGCGTCCGCGGGCCGTACCGCGAAGAGCTGCTCCGCACGCTCGAAGCGCGTGGTCTGACCGGGTTCGGCGAGGAGTTCACCGTCGACGAGACGATCACCCCGGCGGACTGGGCGGCGCGCGGGCTGACGGCCGGGACGCCGTTCTCGCTGGCGCACACGTTCACCCAGACGGGCCCGTTCCGCCCGGCGAACCTGGTCCGCGCGGCGGGCAACGTCGTGCTGGCCGGCTGCGGCACGACACCGGGCGTCGGCATCCCGCCGGTGCTGATCTCCGGACGGCTGGCGGCGGAACGGATCACCGGCCGGTGA
- a CDS encoding polyprenyl synthetase family protein yields the protein MNAPVADSDLPAHVERALAGFLERASAEILGTEPTVAAGIDALRGFVLGGGKRLRPTFAWWGWRGAGGDPAGPDAEGVLQAVSSLELIQACALIHDDLIDSSDSRRGNPTVHIASAKLHADRGWLGSPASFGLATAVLVGDLALAWADDMFADAPLPAGTLAAARPAWRAMRTEVLAGQYLDVRTQATGDASVEAALKIDRLKTAAYTVQRPLHLGAALGGASPELIATLLEFGGEVGVAFQLRDDLLGVFGDPSVTGKPAGDDLREGKRTLLAALGLQLAAEKGERAAATVIADAIGDTDLTDEGVETVRMALQQVGAVDAVERRIDELTTAAMAALDRAHLAEPAPAALTGLVVKATQRTY from the coding sequence ATGAACGCGCCCGTCGCCGACAGTGACCTGCCCGCCCACGTCGAGCGCGCGCTGGCCGGGTTCCTCGAGCGGGCGAGCGCCGAAATCCTGGGGACCGAGCCCACCGTCGCCGCCGGGATCGACGCGCTGCGCGGGTTCGTGCTCGGTGGCGGCAAACGCTTGCGCCCGACGTTCGCCTGGTGGGGCTGGCGCGGCGCGGGCGGCGACCCGGCGGGTCCGGACGCCGAGGGGGTGCTGCAGGCGGTGTCCAGCCTGGAGCTGATCCAGGCGTGCGCGCTGATCCACGACGACCTCATCGACTCCTCCGACTCCCGCCGCGGCAACCCGACCGTGCACATCGCGAGCGCGAAGCTGCACGCCGACCGCGGCTGGCTCGGCTCGCCGGCGTCGTTCGGCCTGGCCACCGCGGTGCTGGTCGGCGACCTGGCGCTGGCCTGGGCGGACGACATGTTCGCCGACGCTCCCCTGCCGGCCGGGACGCTCGCCGCGGCCCGCCCGGCCTGGCGCGCGATGCGCACGGAAGTGCTCGCCGGGCAGTACCTCGACGTCCGCACGCAGGCCACCGGGGACGCCTCCGTCGAGGCCGCGCTCAAGATCGACCGGCTCAAGACCGCCGCCTACACCGTCCAGCGCCCGCTGCACTTGGGTGCCGCGCTCGGCGGCGCGTCCCCGGAACTGATCGCCACGCTGCTGGAGTTCGGCGGCGAGGTCGGGGTCGCCTTCCAGCTGCGCGACGACCTGCTGGGCGTGTTCGGCGACCCGTCGGTCACCGGCAAGCCCGCCGGCGACGACCTGCGCGAGGGCAAGCGCACCCTGCTCGCCGCGCTCGGCCTGCAGCTCGCGGCCGAGAAGGGCGAGCGGGCCGCGGCCACGGTCATCGCGGACGCGATCGGCGACACGGACCTGACCGACGAGGGCGTCGAGACCGTCCGGATGGCGTTGCAGCAGGTCGGCGCGGTCGACGCGGTCGAGCGCCGGATCGACGAGCTGACGACGGCGGCGATGGCCGCACTCGACCGCGCGCACCTGGCCGAGCCGGCGCCTGCCGCGCTGACCGGGCTGGTCGTCAAGGCCACCCAGCGGACGTACTGA
- the merB gene encoding organomercurial lyase, which translates to MRYDDASWDEDVRLAVYRAFADRGRAPSAPELADAAGGSLAVAKQALHRLADAHHLVLDEWEHVVLAHPFAAKSLGFSVMGSHTLWWGGCAWDSFAIPHLVDTEPEVLVATRCPGCGQPHALVVNRSTPPEGSQVAHFLVPAARMWDDVLHTCANQRLFCCESCVDAWLAETGQAKGSVLDLVTLWRLARGWYAGRLERGYRRREPHDAVAYFAEAGLTGPFWAATAGV; encoded by the coding sequence ATGAGGTACGACGACGCCAGCTGGGACGAGGACGTGCGCCTCGCCGTCTACCGCGCCTTCGCCGACCGCGGCCGCGCGCCGTCCGCGCCCGAGCTGGCCGACGCCGCCGGCGGGTCGCTGGCCGTCGCCAAGCAGGCCCTGCACCGGCTGGCCGACGCCCACCACCTGGTGCTCGACGAGTGGGAGCACGTCGTCCTGGCCCACCCCTTCGCCGCGAAGTCGCTCGGCTTCTCCGTGATGGGTTCGCACACGCTGTGGTGGGGCGGCTGCGCGTGGGACTCGTTCGCCATCCCGCACCTGGTCGACACCGAGCCGGAGGTGCTGGTGGCGACCCGCTGCCCCGGCTGCGGGCAGCCGCACGCGCTGGTGGTGAACCGGTCCACGCCGCCCGAAGGCAGCCAGGTGGCGCACTTCCTGGTCCCCGCCGCGCGGATGTGGGACGACGTGCTGCACACGTGTGCGAACCAGCGCCTGTTCTGCTGCGAGTCCTGTGTGGACGCCTGGCTGGCGGAAACCGGGCAGGCCAAGGGGTCCGTGCTCGACCTGGTCACCCTGTGGCGGCTCGCGCGCGGCTGGTACGCGGGCCGGCTGGAGCGCGGCTACCGGCGGCGCGAACCGCACGACGCCGTCGCCTACTTCGCCGAAGCCGGCCTCACCGGTCCGTTCTGGGCGGCCACCGCGGGAGTCTGA
- a CDS encoding methylenetetrahydrofolate reductase: MTSVIERLRGDGPKFSIEFFPPRDTADEAVLWKAIRELEPYDPAYMSITYGAGGSSRDGTVRSIARVATETTLVPMAHLTAVNHSVAELRNVIGWYASVGVRNILALRGDPPGDVYGEWIPHPEGLTYAEELVQLVRELGDFCVGVSAYTYGHPRSADLESDTKYLVRKLRAGADFAIAQLFHDPEDFLRLRDRVAATGCDVPVLPGVMPLTTMRTLQTTIKLSGAPAPRKVLDRLEPLADDPKAFRAAGIDVTTELCEKLIAEGVPNLHFYTFNRSKATREVIARLGLVPARA, encoded by the coding sequence ATGACGTCGGTGATCGAGCGGTTGCGCGGAGACGGGCCGAAGTTCTCCATCGAGTTCTTCCCACCCCGGGACACGGCGGACGAGGCCGTCCTCTGGAAGGCGATCCGGGAGCTCGAGCCGTACGACCCGGCGTACATGTCGATCACCTACGGGGCCGGCGGCTCCAGCCGCGACGGTACGGTCCGCAGCATCGCCCGCGTCGCGACCGAGACGACGCTGGTGCCGATGGCGCACCTGACCGCGGTCAACCACTCCGTCGCCGAGCTGCGGAACGTGATCGGCTGGTACGCCTCGGTCGGCGTCCGCAACATCCTCGCGCTGCGCGGCGACCCGCCGGGCGACGTCTACGGCGAGTGGATCCCGCACCCGGAGGGCCTCACCTACGCCGAAGAGCTGGTGCAGCTGGTCCGTGAGCTGGGCGACTTCTGCGTCGGCGTCTCCGCCTACACCTACGGCCACCCGCGCTCGGCCGACCTGGAGTCGGACACGAAGTACCTGGTCCGCAAGCTGCGCGCGGGCGCGGACTTCGCGATCGCGCAGCTGTTCCACGACCCCGAGGACTTCCTGCGGCTGCGCGACCGGGTCGCCGCGACCGGCTGCGACGTCCCGGTGCTGCCGGGCGTCATGCCGCTGACCACCATGCGGACCCTGCAGACGACGATCAAGCTGTCCGGCGCACCGGCACCCCGGAAGGTCCTGGACCGCCTCGAACCGCTGGCCGACGACCCCAAGGCGTTCCGCGCGGCGGGCATCGACGTCACCACCGAGCTGTGCGAGAAGCTGATCGCCGAGGGCGTGCCGAACCTGCACTTCTACACGTTCAACCGCTCGAAGGCGACGCGCGAGGTGATCGCCCGGCTGGGGCTCGTCCCGGCCCGTGCCTGA
- a CDS encoding DUF885 domain-containing protein, whose protein sequence is MASTASEGVHEICDRYVDDYVAADPVAATVHGVAGHDHRLTDYSAAGFAERAGLAARAHAAVTAAEPRDAAERAAKAVFTERVGLELEIHEAGLDVASLNVISSPVHELRMAFDLMPLDTEQDWATLSARIAEVPQALANVRSGLLSAADAGHVSALRQVAKVAEQCETWAGMKDETGFFTQLVAPSPGSALAADLGHRARAAEEAFAEFAGFLRAELAPKAPVKDAVGEDVYRLWSRYFVGAALDLREAYEWGWAEFARIEAEMRAVAGRIKPGASPAEAAAALDADPRYRVRGRAQFEAWMQRLSDDALEFLRGKHFEISDRVMALECKIAPPGGGVGAYYTGPSEDFTRPGRMWWSLPSGRDEFSTWRETSTVYHEGAPGHHLQIATAVDQSAGLNKYQRLVAFTSGHAEGWALYAERLMEELGYLSDDGDLLGMLSEQLFRAARVVVDLGMHLELPIPAGTGFHEGARWTPELGLEFMLTRTITDQAHVRDEIDRYLGWPGQAPAYKIGERLWLAARAEAQARAGAAFDIKRFHTEALKLGGMGLDTLREQLATLD, encoded by the coding sequence ATGGCTTCTACTGCTTCCGAAGGCGTGCACGAAATCTGTGACCGCTACGTCGACGACTACGTGGCCGCGGACCCGGTCGCGGCGACCGTCCACGGCGTCGCCGGCCACGACCACCGGCTGACCGACTACTCGGCGGCGGGCTTCGCCGAGCGCGCCGGGCTGGCCGCGCGGGCGCACGCCGCCGTCACCGCCGCCGAGCCGCGCGACGCCGCCGAGCGCGCCGCGAAGGCCGTGTTCACCGAGCGCGTCGGCCTGGAGCTGGAGATCCACGAGGCCGGCCTGGACGTGGCGAGCCTCAACGTCATCTCCAGCCCGGTGCACGAACTGCGGATGGCGTTCGACCTGATGCCCCTGGACACCGAGCAGGACTGGGCGACCCTCTCGGCCCGGATCGCCGAGGTCCCGCAGGCGCTGGCGAACGTCCGCAGCGGCCTGCTCTCGGCGGCCGACGCGGGGCACGTCTCGGCGCTGCGGCAGGTCGCGAAGGTCGCGGAGCAGTGCGAGACGTGGGCGGGCATGAAGGACGAGACGGGCTTCTTCACCCAGCTCGTCGCGCCTTCGCCGGGTTCGGCGCTGGCGGCCGACCTCGGGCACCGCGCGCGGGCCGCGGAGGAGGCGTTCGCGGAGTTCGCCGGCTTCCTGCGGGCCGAACTGGCGCCGAAGGCCCCGGTCAAGGACGCCGTCGGCGAGGACGTCTACCGCCTGTGGTCGCGGTACTTCGTCGGCGCGGCACTGGACCTGCGGGAGGCCTACGAGTGGGGCTGGGCGGAGTTCGCCAGGATCGAGGCCGAGATGCGCGCGGTGGCCGGCCGGATCAAGCCGGGCGCGTCGCCGGCCGAGGCGGCGGCGGCGCTGGACGCGGACCCGCGCTACCGCGTGCGGGGGCGCGCGCAGTTCGAGGCGTGGATGCAGCGCCTGTCCGACGACGCCCTGGAATTCCTGCGCGGCAAGCACTTCGAGATTTCCGACCGGGTGATGGCCCTGGAATGCAAGATCGCCCCGCCGGGTGGCGGCGTGGGCGCGTACTACACGGGCCCGAGCGAGGATTTCACCCGTCCGGGGCGCATGTGGTGGTCCCTGCCGTCGGGCCGGGACGAGTTCAGCACCTGGCGCGAGACGAGCACGGTGTACCACGAGGGAGCGCCGGGCCACCACCTCCAGATCGCGACGGCGGTGGACCAGTCGGCCGGCCTGAACAAGTACCAGCGGCTGGTGGCGTTCACCTCCGGGCACGCGGAGGGCTGGGCCCTGTACGCGGAGCGCCTGATGGAGGAGCTGGGCTACCTGTCCGACGACGGCGACCTGCTGGGGATGCTGTCGGAGCAGCTGTTCCGCGCGGCCCGCGTGGTGGTGGACCTGGGCATGCACCTGGAGCTGCCGATCCCGGCCGGAACGGGCTTCCACGAGGGTGCCCGCTGGACGCCGGAGCTGGGCCTGGAGTTCATGCTGACCCGCACGATCACCGACCAGGCCCACGTCCGCGACGAGATCGACCGCTACCTGGGCTGGCCGGGCCAGGCCCCGGCGTACAAGATCGGCGAGCGCCTCTGGCTGGCGGCTCGCGCGGAGGCCCAGGCCCGCGCCGGAGCGGCGTTCGACATCAAGAGGTTCCACACGGAGGCACTGAAGCTCGGCGGGATGGGGCTGGACACGCTGCGGGAGCAGCTGGCCACCCTCGACTGA